One Paenibacillus riograndensis SBR5 DNA segment encodes these proteins:
- a CDS encoding sugar O-acetyltransferase: MSEKEKSHTGLLYQPNDPELVADRDVTVKKLYDYNNLHPLERELRSAAIRELLGKVGENCVVEQQLFCTYGYNTTLGNNCFINLNCKLMDSGFITIGDNVFIAPNVCIITENHAMDVEHRLAGLEYTAPVTIGDNVWIGAGVIILPGVTIGANSVIGAGSVVTKDIPPSTLAVGNPCTAIRSL, from the coding sequence ATGAGTGAAAAAGAAAAATCACATACTGGATTGTTATACCAACCTAATGACCCAGAACTTGTTGCGGACCGTGATGTGACTGTGAAGAAACTGTACGACTACAACAACCTACACCCGCTTGAGCGCGAATTAAGAAGTGCCGCTATACGCGAATTGCTCGGTAAGGTCGGTGAAAATTGTGTTGTGGAGCAGCAGCTTTTTTGTACTTATGGCTATAATACTACACTGGGCAATAACTGTTTTATTAATCTCAACTGCAAACTAATGGACAGCGGATTCATTACTATTGGAGACAACGTATTTATTGCCCCCAATGTTTGTATCATAACGGAAAATCACGCGATGGATGTGGAGCACCGTTTGGCGGGGCTAGAATACACAGCTCCTGTTACGATTGGCGATAATGTCTGGATCGGTGCTGGTGTCATCATATTGCCAGGCGTAACGATTGGCGCAAATAGTGTAATCGGTGCAGGTAGTGTTGTTACTAAGGATATCCCACCGAGCACTTTGGCTGTCGGCAACCCTTGTACGGCGATCCGCTCACTTTAA
- a CDS encoding beta-galactosidase, with amino-acid sequence MWTYQSIAHGADLVVYFRLCTAVVSIEIYHNQPNHRVREVTQIGEEILRNDDQIAKTSYHVDIAIVRASVPTEDRQCSIHVGL; translated from the coding sequence TTGTGGACCTATCAATCTATTGCCCACGGTGCAGATCTGGTCGTGTACTTCCGGTTGTGCACGGCTGTGGTGAGTATCGAGATTTACCACAATCAGCCTAACCACCGCGTGAGGGAGGTTACACAGATCGGAGAAGAAATCCTGCGGAATGATGATCAGATTGCAAAGACTAGTTATCATGTGGATATTGCGATTGTAAGAGCTTCAGTTCCGACGGAAGATCGGCAATGCTCGATTCATGTTGGTTTGTAA
- a CDS encoding extracellular solute-binding protein, which translates to MKRRLGMIAVLLISLTTNACSNSKNSNSDASQHAKLLPGSSGKYEEPVTIHIGTTVESTKSLLQGETLVDNQYTRNIKNNLNIIVDYSFKASPANYNQKVSLAIASGDLPDAMVVGAVELKEMVEADQLADLTEVYNTYASPVIKRIVDSTGGEALGSVTFNGKILALPNVQLQADGIHLLWLRKDWLDKLQLKPPQTMEELEAVAHAFVEQDPDGNGQRDTIGLAGPSATGRMYANFLQSTNNLYGFDGIFAAYNAYPGYWLENNGKVVYGSIQPETKEALGILRKMYLSGAIDPEMGVREDPGESVASGKTGMFFAPWWAPYGPIDDAVRNNPEANWQAYALPLDKSGSYRPHMSNTTSQFVVVRKGYEHPEAAMLIVNNLVLGESRGTFTTERGPTEYPLRLTYAAADETEYEVKALRQVFAGTKTAEDFLNKPEYKMLQSDIRNIGPVKLGPYDKYDIQYWEPDKNRAMWVRAYSLMVGGSPLVDNEIKGIFSATYTQTPTMESRWLKLQRLEDETFLKIILGAAPLEAFDHFAEEWKRQGGEEITREVNELER; encoded by the coding sequence ATGAAAAGAAGGCTTGGGATGATTGCTGTGCTTCTTATATCGCTAACGACAAATGCATGTAGCAACAGCAAAAATTCAAACTCAGATGCAAGTCAGCATGCCAAACTGCTTCCCGGTTCATCGGGCAAATATGAAGAGCCCGTCACCATTCATATCGGTACCACAGTCGAGTCTACCAAATCTCTGCTGCAGGGTGAAACCCTTGTTGATAATCAATATACCCGTAATATCAAAAACAACTTAAATATTATTGTCGACTATTCCTTCAAAGCCTCACCGGCGAATTATAACCAGAAGGTAAGCCTGGCGATTGCCAGCGGTGACCTGCCGGATGCAATGGTTGTCGGCGCTGTTGAGCTTAAAGAAATGGTAGAGGCTGACCAGCTGGCGGATTTAACCGAGGTCTATAATACCTACGCGTCTCCAGTAATCAAGAGAATTGTTGACAGCACAGGCGGAGAGGCATTGGGCAGCGTAACGTTTAACGGTAAAATCCTTGCACTGCCTAATGTACAGCTACAGGCAGACGGGATACATCTTTTATGGCTTCGTAAAGATTGGCTCGATAAGCTACAGCTCAAGCCGCCGCAGACGATGGAGGAACTGGAAGCAGTTGCCCATGCGTTCGTTGAACAGGATCCGGACGGCAACGGCCAGCGGGATACGATTGGGCTGGCCGGACCAAGTGCAACGGGCAGGATGTATGCCAATTTTCTTCAGTCAACCAATAATCTGTATGGTTTTGACGGGATATTTGCTGCTTATAACGCCTACCCTGGCTATTGGCTGGAGAATAACGGCAAGGTTGTATACGGCTCCATTCAACCTGAGACCAAGGAAGCCTTGGGGATATTAAGGAAGATGTATCTATCAGGGGCAATTGATCCTGAAATGGGGGTGCGTGAAGATCCGGGAGAATCTGTTGCAAGCGGGAAAACGGGGATGTTCTTTGCACCATGGTGGGCTCCCTATGGGCCTATCGACGATGCAGTACGGAATAATCCTGAGGCAAATTGGCAGGCGTATGCACTCCCTCTGGACAAGAGTGGCTCGTACCGCCCGCATATGAGTAATACTACAAGCCAATTTGTCGTTGTCCGCAAAGGGTATGAGCATCCTGAAGCCGCTATGTTAATCGTTAATAATCTGGTACTTGGGGAAAGCCGGGGCACCTTCACTACCGAAAGAGGTCCCACGGAGTACCCGTTACGCTTGACTTATGCGGCAGCTGATGAAACCGAGTATGAAGTGAAGGCACTCCGGCAAGTATTTGCTGGTACTAAAACCGCTGAAGATTTCTTGAATAAGCCTGAGTACAAGATGTTGCAGTCCGATATCCGCAATATTGGACCTGTCAAATTAGGACCTTACGACAAATACGATATTCAGTACTGGGAACCAGATAAGAACAGGGCCATGTGGGTTCGCGCCTATTCTTTAATGGTTGGCGGATCGCCGCTAGTGGACAATGAGATTAAGGGAATATTCAGTGCCACTTATACTCAGACTCCGACGATGGAAAGCAGATGGCTGAAGCTTCAGCGGCTGGAAGATGAGACCTTCTTGAAGATTATCCTGGGCGCGGCTCCACTGGAAGCCTTTGACCATTTCGCTGAGGAGTGGAAGCGGCAGGGCGGAGAAGAGATTACCCGTGAAGTTAATGAATTAGAGCGTTAG
- a CDS encoding ABC transporter permease, producing MDINPASKSLVNASTPKHLRNNDKYRLFLMALPFLVLAFLFSYLPLYGWIYAFYDYRPGIPLSASEFMGLDWFTSMISNEIQRQEVLRVLRNTFAISSLNIATSVLPVIFAVFLVELRSTRFKKIVQTLTTLPNFISWVLVYSFAFMLFSVDNGFLNNLLLDLGWISTPMNILASDNHTWMAMTLWSIWKGLGWGAIMYIAAITGIDQEIYEAARVDGAGRFRLMWHVTVPGIMPTFFVLLLLSIGNFINNGMEQFYVFQNAMNTNHIEVLDLYVYNIGMTNSNFGFATAVSMLKSLVSLFLLFVANTMSKVIRGDSIF from the coding sequence ATGGACATCAATCCTGCAAGTAAATCTTTAGTGAATGCAAGCACCCCCAAACATTTGCGCAACAATGATAAATACCGCTTGTTCCTGATGGCGCTGCCATTTCTGGTCCTGGCCTTCTTATTCTCGTACCTGCCGCTTTACGGATGGATTTATGCCTTCTATGATTACCGGCCGGGTATTCCGCTCTCAGCTTCCGAATTCATGGGTTTGGACTGGTTCACTTCGATGATTTCCAATGAAATTCAGCGACAGGAAGTTCTGAGAGTACTGCGCAATACCTTTGCTATCAGTTCTTTAAATATTGCTACTTCAGTTTTACCGGTAATTTTTGCAGTGTTTCTGGTTGAGCTAAGAAGCACCAGGTTCAAAAAAATTGTACAAACGCTTACAACACTGCCGAATTTCATTAGCTGGGTGCTTGTTTATTCCTTTGCCTTCATGCTTTTCTCGGTAGATAATGGTTTTTTGAATAACTTGCTGCTGGATTTGGGTTGGATCTCAACACCCATGAATATTCTCGCCTCCGATAACCATACCTGGATGGCAATGACTTTATGGAGTATATGGAAAGGGCTCGGCTGGGGAGCAATTATGTATATTGCCGCTATAACCGGGATTGATCAGGAGATCTATGAGGCAGCAAGAGTCGATGGAGCCGGAAGATTCCGGTTAATGTGGCACGTAACGGTTCCGGGCATTATGCCTACCTTCTTCGTACTGCTGCTGCTATCCATCGGAAATTTCATCAATAACGGAATGGAGCAGTTCTACGTGTTCCAGAATGCAATGAATACGAATCATATCGAGGTTCTCGACTTATATGTGTACAATATCGGAATGACAAATTCCAATTTCGGCTTCGCTACAGCAGTGAGCATG
- a CDS encoding MFS transporter, with amino-acid sequence MATLLLVVIYIIFISLGIPDSLFGAAWPAIYDEFSLPVSAAGSVTFTISACTTISSLLSARLINKYGTAKLTTISVFLTATALLGFSLSPNIIWFCLFALPLGLGAGAVDAALNNYVALYYKASHMNLLHCFYGLGVSVSPYIMSLALSQQNNWRGGYSNAFWIQIIIALIALCSLPLWKKVNRHKQEAEDEVFHIVSITTLFKLPSARAVFFILISSCAIEYTAGIWGSTFLVNTKGLTAENAAKCLALYYIGLATGRLLAGLAATRLSSWKLIYIGQSVLITAIFMLMLPLPTSVSVGALLLIGLGNAPIFPNILHLTPQNFGKEYSQSMMGAQMAVSYVGIALMPPLYGILAQKLSMSIFPYFIVLLFCMMLFSIYRLRATLKEQQIKLL; translated from the coding sequence ATGGCAACACTGCTACTGGTAGTCATTTACATCATTTTTATAAGTCTTGGAATTCCTGATTCCTTGTTCGGGGCTGCTTGGCCAGCTATTTACGATGAATTTAGTTTACCAGTTTCAGCAGCAGGATCTGTGACGTTTACCATTTCGGCTTGTACAACCATTTCAAGTCTTCTTAGTGCAAGGCTTATTAATAAATACGGCACAGCCAAGCTCACTACAATCAGTGTTTTCCTGACAGCTACTGCACTATTAGGATTTTCGCTTTCACCAAATATAATTTGGTTTTGTCTATTCGCTCTTCCGTTAGGACTAGGTGCAGGAGCTGTAGATGCAGCGCTCAACAATTATGTTGCGCTTTATTATAAAGCCAGCCATATGAATCTCTTGCACTGCTTTTACGGTCTTGGAGTTTCTGTAAGTCCATATATCATGTCACTTGCACTTTCACAACAGAATAATTGGCGGGGTGGTTATAGCAATGCATTTTGGATTCAGATAATTATCGCATTGATTGCCCTGTGTTCTTTACCGCTCTGGAAGAAAGTAAATCGACACAAGCAAGAAGCTGAAGATGAAGTTTTTCATATCGTCAGCATTACCACACTATTTAAACTTCCCTCTGCTAGAGCAGTATTCTTTATTCTCATCAGCTCTTGCGCTATTGAGTATACGGCTGGCATTTGGGGGAGCACTTTTCTAGTGAACACTAAAGGATTAACTGCCGAGAACGCTGCTAAATGCCTTGCTTTGTATTATATTGGACTAGCTACCGGTAGATTGTTAGCAGGTTTGGCAGCAACCCGATTATCAAGCTGGAAGTTAATTTATATCGGCCAGAGTGTCTTGATTACCGCGATTTTCATGCTTATGCTGCCATTGCCTACAAGCGTTTCAGTTGGTGCGTTATTATTAATCGGCCTTGGTAACGCCCCTATATTCCCTAATATTCTTCACTTAACTCCACAGAATTTTGGAAAAGAGTACTCACAGTCCATGATGGGAGCTCAGATGGCTGTTTCCTATGTCGGGATTGCCCTGATGCCTCCACTTTACGGTATACTTGCTCAAAAACTTAGCATGAGTATATTCCCTTATTTTATAGTGCTCTTATTTTGTATGATGCTCTTCTCCATCTACCGTCTAAGAGCTACTCTGAAGGAACAGCAAATAAAACTGCTTTAA
- a CDS encoding sensor histidine kinase translates to MSAKLKLIMNYLQQATMKKRIMFIFASATLIPFICVVLLSYHTMSSILAGNLESSVRSNLKQAELSLERTISNLNHVSQQLALQGSIGKKVDLLLSSDKQFERAVLTEEINTEINLISFTNPTIGLMMYYSKVKGTYMFNSTIVKEDYEITGLPLLAEYFRISYFGPHISNERYNDEYVISALRKVDLPGDPDDMYVYVESGFKMTPSIFEDNQEDASYYLILDNDKRIAYSDVPEDFAMDDYFADSGSSGDAGLQNGYYWFESTSNQGWSVISLIPVNEYNQQKNRWVIQMIYLFLLFLAVSLLIAWFLWKMVYVPLQQFNHQIKSIAQRNTAVTEVTRIKIPEFDFLLKQLQNMKNQIAELIQEVEVKEKGRADLEVEKLLYQINPHFLMNTLDTVHWLAVMNGQKDIDKLVVSLNKLLYYNLGKRGLVSTIREEIDSIRQYLTLQQVRYDFGFDVRIHVDDDVLELPIPRFILQPVLENSLYHGLHDEGYIQVEVGKEEGQIIISVYDNGAGISAEEIAKLLHQQQVEQQKAGMGIGMSYVKRMIENQYGGLASLEIHSELGQGTTVFLKLPSMEVLPND, encoded by the coding sequence ATGAGTGCAAAGCTAAAGCTAATAATGAATTACCTTCAGCAGGCGACGATGAAGAAACGGATCATGTTTATTTTTGCAAGCGCTACCCTGATTCCCTTTATTTGTGTCGTGCTTCTGTCCTACCATACGATGTCTTCCATATTGGCGGGCAATCTGGAGAGCAGTGTTCGCAGTAATCTGAAACAGGCTGAATTGTCCCTGGAAAGGACTATAAGCAACCTGAATCATGTCTCCCAGCAGCTTGCGCTGCAGGGCAGTATCGGTAAGAAGGTTGATTTACTCCTTTCCTCCGATAAACAGTTTGAACGTGCTGTGCTGACGGAAGAGATTAATACGGAGATTAATTTGATTTCTTTTACCAATCCTACGATCGGTTTGATGATGTACTATTCTAAAGTTAAAGGTACTTACATGTTCAACAGTACCATCGTTAAAGAGGATTATGAGATTACCGGATTGCCGCTGCTGGCAGAGTATTTCCGGATATCTTATTTTGGACCTCATATCAGCAATGAACGTTACAATGACGAATATGTGATCTCCGCGTTGCGAAAGGTAGATTTACCCGGGGATCCAGATGACATGTATGTTTATGTTGAATCCGGCTTCAAGATGACCCCTTCTATCTTTGAGGATAATCAGGAGGATGCCTCCTATTACCTGATTCTGGACAATGACAAACGGATTGCATACAGCGATGTTCCGGAAGACTTTGCTATGGATGATTATTTCGCGGACAGCGGGAGCAGCGGTGACGCAGGCCTGCAGAACGGATATTACTGGTTTGAAAGTACAAGCAATCAAGGATGGAGCGTTATCTCACTAATTCCCGTGAATGAATACAACCAGCAAAAAAATCGCTGGGTCATTCAAATGATCTATTTGTTCCTGTTGTTTCTTGCCGTCAGTCTGCTGATTGCCTGGTTCCTGTGGAAAATGGTCTATGTTCCGCTGCAGCAGTTCAACCATCAGATCAAGTCCATTGCACAGCGGAATACGGCAGTTACCGAGGTCACGCGCATTAAAATACCCGAGTTCGATTTTCTGCTCAAGCAGCTGCAGAATATGAAGAACCAGATTGCCGAGCTGATCCAGGAAGTTGAGGTTAAGGAGAAGGGGCGGGCAGACCTGGAGGTGGAAAAGCTGCTGTATCAGATTAATCCGCATTTTCTGATGAATACACTGGATACGGTCCACTGGCTGGCAGTGATGAACGGGCAGAAGGACATTGATAAGCTGGTCGTTTCGCTCAACAAGCTGCTGTATTACAATCTGGGCAAAAGAGGACTGGTCTCTACGATCCGTGAAGAAATCGACTCCATCCGGCAATATTTAACGCTCCAGCAGGTCCGGTATGACTTCGGCTTTGATGTACGGATTCATGTCGATGATGATGTACTGGAATTACCGATTCCCCGCTTTATTTTGCAGCCGGTGCTGGAGAATTCCTTGTACCACGGTCTTCATGATGAGGGCTATATTCAGGTTGAGGTAGGAAAGGAAGAAGGGCAGATAATCATCTCTGTTTATGATAATGGCGCAGGCATTTCAGCAGAAGAAATCGCGAAGCTGCTGCATCAGCAGCAGGTTGAACAGCAGAAAGCCGGAATGGGCATTGGAATGAGTTATGTCAAACGGATGATTGAGAACCAGTACGGCGGACTGGCCAGCCTGGAGATTCATAGTGAACTGGGCCAGGGAACAACCGTCTTTTTGAAATTACCGAGCATGGAGGTTTTGCCGAATGATTAA
- a CDS encoding TetR/AcrR family transcriptional regulator — MNNEEKNTFVKEQITEATLKLLMKYELSQISISQITAKAQVSRNSFYRNYVDKEDILLKHIKNLISKWDADYQLINNDSNAELYGSLFKHLKEYSDFYLLLKKRNLFYLFLNIFTDLYGAKTEHDNMTAYVTSFIAYGTYGWIEEWIGRGMQESAEAMSSLLSSHGMK, encoded by the coding sequence ATGAATAACGAAGAAAAAAACACTTTTGTAAAAGAACAAATTACGGAAGCTACCCTAAAGCTATTAATGAAATACGAACTTTCTCAAATCTCTATAAGTCAAATCACTGCGAAAGCGCAGGTGAGCAGAAATTCTTTCTACCGAAATTATGTCGATAAAGAGGATATCTTACTGAAGCACATTAAGAATTTAATTTCAAAGTGGGATGCGGATTATCAACTAATAAATAATGATTCCAATGCAGAACTATACGGCAGTTTGTTTAAGCACTTAAAAGAATATAGCGATTTTTATCTTTTACTAAAAAAAAGAAATTTATTTTATCTGTTTTTAAACATTTTTACCGACCTATATGGAGCCAAAACCGAGCACGACAATATGACAGCCTATGTTACATCTTTTATCGCCTACGGGACTTATGGCTGGATCGAAGAATGGATTGGTCGTGGCATGCAAGAATCAGCCGAGGCCATGTCGTCGCTTCTCTCATCACATGGGATGAAGTAA
- a CDS encoding AraC family transcriptional regulator, with amino-acid sequence MVITNDQLREMTTHGSKNFPIQYYLDDINHYPDRRINCHWHDEIEFAVIQEGEANYQIGDQTVVLHKGEGIFINSGIIHGYEAENHTLVPNIVFSPELIAGGNQTVYQKYIQPIQNSQISYLYLSSRVSWQEDILMSLNHIFSTCNSEDETRELDIQIAITSIWRQVFLHQDSCSSSPHTATYITTQTRLRLMIEYIANHFMEKIRLEDIAFAAKVSKSEALRCFKEGAATSPVDYLIQFRLKQGRKMLLTTKRRVTDIAGTVGFDNVGYFDRLFKKAYGVTPNQLRRHAIEQGLALLHHRAEKRTRGLG; translated from the coding sequence ATGGTTATTACAAATGACCAGCTTCGGGAAATGACAACGCATGGCTCGAAAAATTTTCCAATTCAATATTATCTTGATGATATTAATCATTATCCTGACCGCAGAATTAATTGCCATTGGCATGATGAGATAGAGTTCGCAGTCATTCAAGAAGGGGAGGCTAACTATCAGATCGGTGATCAAACGGTTGTGCTCCATAAAGGAGAAGGGATTTTTATCAATTCGGGGATTATTCACGGTTATGAAGCTGAGAATCATACACTTGTTCCAAATATAGTGTTCTCTCCGGAGTTAATTGCTGGCGGAAATCAGACAGTGTATCAAAAATATATACAGCCAATACAAAACTCTCAGATCTCTTACTTATACTTAAGCAGCAGGGTTAGCTGGCAAGAGGATATTCTGATGTCCTTAAATCATATTTTTAGCACATGCAATTCAGAGGATGAGACAAGGGAACTGGATATACAAATTGCAATTACCTCTATTTGGCGCCAAGTGTTTCTGCATCAAGATTCCTGCAGTTCATCTCCTCATACCGCAACCTATATCACTACCCAGACACGTCTGCGTTTGATGATAGAGTACATTGCAAACCACTTTATGGAAAAAATTCGTCTTGAAGATATTGCGTTTGCGGCTAAAGTAAGTAAAAGTGAGGCTTTGCGCTGTTTTAAAGAAGGAGCAGCTACCTCACCTGTAGATTATTTGATCCAATTTCGTCTTAAGCAAGGCAGAAAAATGTTATTGACTACAAAAAGAAGGGTTACAGATATTGCTGGAACAGTCGGATTTGACAATGTAGGGTATTTCGACCGTTTGTTTAAGAAGGCATATGGGGTTACGCCAAACCAGCTACGTAGACATGCTATAGAACAAGGGCTCGCTCTTTTACATCATAGAGCAGAAAAGCGGACCCGGGGGCTGGGTTAA
- a CDS encoding response regulator transcription factor: MIKVLIVDDDNLVRKGLRSMLPWLEYNMEVVGEAKNGEKALDFLAEQQVDLLLTDLAMPVMSGMELMRVVRRQYPRISIVVLTLHQDFEYIQDCLRLGAIDYIAKVELETDSYDEVMGRISARIQEEKMKNAAPVNLTAEAVSGNNSFYTVIPGQMPTNEVIRDTASLSMPTVSMDLLTGLKKSGQSLGWVHKESEFVRFLESLKGAALPPARLTGFLNTLLPGWNRIYASVTGQQIELPETFVAWFEVEEWLNNTRQSLAAAIGKPQYSEEVKECIARAVQAMHEEMANPVIASEMAKRVNMSRSYFSQCFKDMVGMTFNDYLRTIRMDKAKEYLQYTQKNMQWISEHTGYTDQKYFSRVFYEKTGMLPSEYRQSVQAGG, encoded by the coding sequence ATGATTAAAGTCTTAATTGTTGATGACGATAACCTGGTGCGCAAAGGCTTAAGATCTATGCTTCCCTGGCTGGAGTACAACATGGAAGTGGTTGGAGAGGCTAAGAATGGTGAAAAGGCGCTGGATTTCCTCGCTGAGCAGCAGGTAGATTTATTGCTCACCGATCTGGCCATGCCGGTTATGTCCGGTATGGAGCTGATGCGAGTAGTTCGCAGGCAATATCCCCGTATCTCTATTGTTGTGCTCACGCTCCATCAGGATTTCGAATACATTCAGGATTGTCTCCGGCTGGGGGCAATTGATTATATCGCCAAGGTTGAACTGGAAACGGACAGCTATGATGAGGTAATGGGCAGGATCAGCGCCAGAATACAGGAAGAGAAAATGAAGAATGCTGCGCCGGTCAATTTAACCGCTGAGGCGGTGTCTGGTAATAACAGCTTCTATACTGTTATTCCCGGCCAAATGCCAACAAATGAAGTAATCCGGGATACAGCATCCCTATCCATGCCGACAGTAAGTATGGATTTACTAACCGGGCTGAAAAAGTCAGGCCAGTCACTGGGCTGGGTTCATAAGGAGTCCGAATTCGTCAGGTTTCTGGAGAGTTTGAAAGGTGCAGCATTGCCTCCTGCCAGGCTGACCGGGTTCCTAAATACATTACTGCCCGGATGGAACCGGATCTATGCTTCTGTAACGGGGCAGCAAATCGAACTGCCGGAGACCTTCGTTGCTTGGTTTGAAGTGGAAGAATGGCTGAATAACACCAGACAATCCTTGGCTGCTGCCATTGGCAAGCCCCAGTACTCGGAAGAGGTTAAAGAATGTATCGCCAGAGCGGTGCAGGCTATGCATGAAGAAATGGCTAATCCGGTCATTGCTTCCGAAATGGCCAAGAGAGTGAATATGAGCCGAAGTTATTTCAGCCAGTGTTTTAAGGATATGGTCGGGATGACCTTCAATGATTATTTGCGGACAATCCGGATGGACAAAGCCAAGGAGTACCTGCAGTATACACAAAAAAACATGCAGTGGATCTCCGAGCATACGGGATATACGGATCAGAAGTATTTTAGCCGGGTATTTTACGAGAAAACAGGCATGCTCCCTAGCGAGTACAGGCAGTCCGTTCAAGCGGGTGGATAA